A single Defluviitalea saccharophila DNA region contains:
- a CDS encoding cell division protein FtsA: protein MSLDCHFKEEELVFGLDIGTRTIMGILGFQKGKDFIVIAAEQIEHESRAMMDGQIHDIFKVAQTVQKVKTALEKRVGIQLKDVAIAAAGRVLKTYLVRIDQSLDEVKEIQKDLIRELELKGIDEAQAKLKEELGDTNIDYFCVGYSVVNYYLNEYIITNLEGHKGKKIGADVLATFLPRSVVESLYAVMDKVGLNVVSLTLEPIAAINVAIPENLRLLNLALVDVGAGTSDIAITKEGAVIGYGMIPIAGDEITERIVHKYLVDFQTAEKIKYQINKQEKISFLDILGIPHTVTSQELLEHLEDAVNYLADQITAKIYELNGNKAPNAVFCVGGGSQVKGLTEKISERLKLPKERVALRGGDTLINVKYECEPLVAPDVITPIGICVTSILQRGYDFIEVKVNGDPVKLLNTKRLTVADAGIQKGFNHTNLLGRKGSSLIFKLNQQSKKIWGEPAIPAELYVNGKEASLDTPIHAGDDITIKPAINGKPARAYIKDFLDEKKVKKIIINDIEMELSVLCMSNGTIVDQDTPIHNNDEIEFFEIQTIEDLARYADIEINGKEFFVNGEKVDLNYSIQNGDKVYFKPIKEDQEIIVNEENKDQLSVHFQDIPVIVTVNSNKVTLKGKKSDYIFVDIFNFIDFDLKNPQGNIVLKLNGKRAAFTDIIKQGDQIEIYWDKFNKADDI, encoded by the coding sequence TTGAGTTTAGACTGTCACTTTAAAGAAGAGGAACTAGTTTTTGGACTAGATATCGGTACACGAACGATCATGGGCATATTAGGCTTTCAAAAGGGTAAAGACTTTATTGTCATTGCTGCAGAGCAGATAGAACATGAATCCAGGGCAATGATGGATGGCCAGATTCATGATATATTTAAAGTAGCACAAACAGTCCAGAAGGTGAAAACAGCTTTAGAAAAACGGGTCGGAATTCAATTAAAGGATGTAGCCATTGCCGCTGCGGGTAGAGTATTAAAAACATACTTGGTCAGAATCGATCAAAGCCTGGATGAAGTAAAAGAAATTCAAAAAGACCTCATTAGAGAATTAGAACTTAAAGGAATAGATGAAGCACAGGCAAAACTGAAAGAAGAATTAGGAGATACAAATATAGACTATTTTTGTGTAGGTTATTCTGTGGTAAACTATTACTTAAACGAATATATTATTACTAATTTAGAAGGACATAAAGGGAAAAAAATTGGTGCAGACGTACTGGCTACGTTTTTGCCTCGCAGTGTTGTAGAGAGTTTATATGCTGTAATGGATAAAGTAGGATTAAATGTCGTTAGTCTTACCTTAGAACCTATAGCAGCAATTAATGTAGCAATTCCTGAAAATCTGAGACTTCTAAACTTGGCACTGGTGGATGTAGGAGCAGGAACTTCCGATATTGCTATTACAAAAGAGGGAGCAGTGATTGGGTATGGCATGATACCCATTGCTGGGGATGAAATAACAGAAAGAATTGTACATAAATATTTAGTTGATTTTCAAACTGCTGAAAAGATAAAATATCAAATAAATAAACAAGAAAAAATTTCATTTTTAGACATATTGGGTATACCCCATACGGTTACTTCTCAAGAATTATTAGAACACTTAGAAGATGCTGTAAATTACTTAGCAGATCAAATAACTGCTAAAATTTACGAGTTGAATGGAAATAAAGCTCCAAATGCTGTTTTTTGCGTTGGAGGCGGAAGTCAGGTTAAAGGTTTAACAGAAAAAATTTCTGAAAGACTTAAACTTCCGAAGGAAAGAGTTGCCCTTCGAGGAGGAGATACATTAATCAATGTTAAATATGAATGTGAACCTTTAGTGGCTCCTGATGTCATTACTCCAATAGGAATTTGTGTTACTTCTATTCTTCAAAGAGGTTATGACTTTATTGAAGTAAAAGTTAATGGAGACCCTGTAAAACTTTTAAACACAAAAAGATTAACCGTTGCTGATGCAGGGATACAAAAGGGCTTCAATCATACAAATTTATTAGGAAGAAAAGGCTCTTCCCTCATCTTTAAATTAAATCAACAAAGCAAAAAGATTTGGGGAGAACCAGCGATTCCTGCAGAGCTTTATGTCAATGGGAAAGAAGCTAGCCTTGATACGCCTATTCATGCTGGAGACGATATTACTATCAAACCTGCAATCAACGGAAAACCTGCTAGGGCTTATATAAAAGACTTTCTTGATGAAAAGAAAGTTAAAAAAATTATTATTAATGATATTGAAATGGAACTTTCTGTTCTATGTATGTCAAATGGGACTATAGTTGATCAGGATACTCCTATACATAATAATGACGAAATTGAATTTTTTGAAATTCAGACCATTGAAGATTTAGCTCGATATGCAGATATTGAGATCAACGGTAAAGAGTTTTTTGTCAATGGTGAAAAAGTTGATTTAAATTATTCAATACAAAATGGAGACAAAGTATATTTCAAACCAATAAAAGAGGATCAGGAAATTATAGTAAATGAAGAGAATAAAGATCAATTATCCGTGCATTTTCAGGATATTCCTGTTATAGTAACAGTTAATAGCAATAAAGTAACACTAAAAGGTAAAAAGTCAGATTATATCTTTGTAGATATTTTTAATTTTATTGATTTTGATTTAAAAAATCCTCAAGGAAATATTGTTCTAAAATTAAATGGAAAAAGAGCAGCATTTACTGATATAATAAAGCAAGGAGATCAGATTGAAATCTACTGGGATAAATTTAATAAGGCGGATGATATATGA